The sequence ATAGAAGTCAACAGTTAGCCAGTTATCCTAAATGTTAGGCAGAGGGTTATATTTTTAACCCTCTACTGCAATATAAAACATAGGGTAATACCCAAGGTAATACTTCCACACTCCCCTGGGGGGCTGTAGAATTGGACCTGCAGAGAATAAGGGTGACAATAACAAAGATAACCAGCGGCACACCGAGAATCAAACTAATCAAACAAGCAAGAATAGACTACTACATAATAGACGATCAGCCGCAAGGACCAACAAAGCTAATAGAACACAACCACCCTATACAGCCAGTAAACCCCCCAGGGGAAACAAAAGACAAACACCTCATAATAGGACTGGACAGTAGTAGCTCAATAATCCGTACACCATTCTTCAACTTAATAACAATAACAGCCTCAGCCAGCAGCACACTAATACCGGAAGTATACGACCACCCAGAAATATACACATACCAAATCAAGCCAAGAATCAGGCAACCATACATCATAGTAGGCACAGACACAGAGCTTCCCGAGGAAGGAGAAGGCGTAACGACGAGGAACCCGCTAGGATCACCATACGGGTTCAAATACACACCGGAAAGAATAGCAGACGAGTACAGGTCGTGGATAGAGAACTGGATGCTCTCAGACCCAATCCACCAAGCAACCCGGAAACTAGAAAAACAAAACTACAAGCCGATAATCCTCCTAGACGGCCCCTTATACCAGACACCCCAACTCATAGCAAAAATGCACCTAACAGGTGAAGCGTCAAGCATATGGAGGAGAATAGTAGAAGATAGAATAAACCTAATCCAGGCATACGAAGATATAGGCATACCGGTCATAGGAGTCGTGAAAAGACTAGAGCAAAGCACAATCCTATCACACTCACAACACTACTCTAAACTAGTCAAAGGCCACTGCGGTGTAGACCTCTCCTACTATAGTCCTCCAGGAGACCAAGCACTAATACATCTACTCTTAAACCTTGGAAAATGCAGATACCATATCGGGGAAATGATGCGTACATCCATACTAGAATATACTCCAGGGGGATACGGTTTACCTAAGCTGTTCACATACATAGTAATCCCCCCGTCAATATGGAGCAAACGTGTAAGCAGCTACCGTAGCTACCGTATAGAGTTCACACGAAAAACAATGAGCATACTGAACGGGATGAATCTAACACCGTGTCAAGTCATATACCTCGAGACAGTAAGGCACGCACTACCAATACCCTTCTCAATAAAACTCAGCGACAGAAGAGCAGGAATGCTGGCACAAGCCCTACGGAGCAAGTTCAGGCGAATGCTCTCAGGGATGAATGTACCCTTCACCTATGATGAACTAACCTACCAGAGGTGACCCGTATGGTTGAGAAAGAACAATACATAGATACGGGACAAGGAAAAGACTTGATAGACCTGCAGAGAGTCCTTGAAGAGAAAACTAGGCGGGCAGTAGATGCCGCTTTAAAGTACGGGGCAATAGTAGGCTATGTATCTCGGTACAGTCCTGTAGAGGTGGACATGAGCAATGCTACAGTAGCATTCGACATAGACCCCTCAATATACTTCTCCCGGCTAAACGATCCCTCAAACCCCCTCTACCGGATGGGCAGTATACTAGCTGTAATAGACCCCAAAACGCAACACCTAGTATCAGTCCGCATCAAAGAAATCCGTAGACTAGACGAGCTAGCCAGCCTTGGAGTAGAAGAACCTCTCTCAACCCCACTAAACCCCGACACGTCCACACTCATGACGAGGACAAAGATAATTGGAGAAATACTCTTGGAATATGATCCCAAAACGGAAGCAGCCTTCCCATCTAACCTCAGCATAGAACCGCAGAGCCCAGTAATAGATCCGCAGCCAGATGTACTAGTCAAACTACTAGGACTACCCAGCCTCGGGGAAGGCGTCATAATAGGATCACTATCATTCAATTCAATACTAGTCAAAAATGGTAGCATACCGGTAGTCCTACCATACAAAGTAATGCTTCAACACACCCTAATACTAGGAACGACAGGGAGTGGGAAAACTACACTAGTCAAGAACATGATAGCGAACACTGTCAGCAACCAGACGGGCATAATCGTAGTCGTATTCGACCTAAACCAAGACTACATACAACTACTACTCCCACCCATAAAACATCCGGAACAAGGATCGGAGAGCCGAGTATACCATGGAGTCTACAAGGACACACGTGAGCCAGATAACATAATAATCATAGCACCAATCTCAAGGGAGATAGTTGGCAGAAACTTATACCCTGATGGGGATAATTTATTCCGCGGAATATTCAGGGAGTACTTTGAAGACAGCTATACACCACTCCTCACACTCCTAGGCCAAGAACATGTTCAAGGCAGGATAGAAGAGGGAAAGCACAGCCTCACCTATACATTCAAACTCAACGGGGGTACCAAAAGAATAATATTCATACCATACAGCCTATACACGCATAGAATCCCCGGAGACACCCTAGTAAACCTGATGCCAGGCCTCACAGGCCAAGCGAGAAACATACTTAGAAGGCTGAAGAGGAAGGTAGAATCAGAACTACCAATAGGATCACCTCCCCCATTCCTCGACCTATACGTAGAATCCATAAGAGTATACCTGGAGGACACGCGTAAGAAAGACAACCCCTGCGCGTCAAGAAGCCAGGAAACCTGGTTCACGAAAAGAGTCCTAGAAAACATAGCCGCAAGACTATCAGGCGACTACATACGCTTAGAAGAGAACATGGACCTCCTACTAAGTAACTACTATCACATACCAATAATAATCTGCCACGCACTACAGGAAATAACACCCCACCGCAGCTCCCTAGAAAACCTACTAAGAGAACTGGGCACACTACTAGACACAGGCATAGTAGACGTAATCACAGGAGTCCACAAGGAAAAACTAGCATTCCAAATGGAACCAGACTGGATGCAACTCCTAGAGACATCAATAGCGCTAAACTCGCCAATAATAGTGGACCTAGCATGGAGCTACCGGGCAAGCAGCCTAGGAGAAAACACACACCGTGTCACGGCAATAAGGCTATTATCAACACTCCTCACCTGGAAACACGGGATGTGGAAGGAAAGAAAGCCAACACCGGAGATACACGTATACATAGACGAAGCACACCAATTCTTCCCCAATGAAACTAAAGACGAAAACACCCGTCAACTGTCAAGCATACTCAGCAGAATAGCCAGACTTGGAAGAGCGAGAGGAATAGGGCTAGTATTCGCAACCCACACACCAAGCGACCTAAACGACATAATTATACAGCTAACAAACACTAAAATAATACTGAGAATGGATCCAGCACACCTGGAAAGACTGGACATACCCTCAGACACGAGGAGACACCTAGCACTCGCACCCCCAAGACACTACGCAGTAAAAAGCTACTACATACCAAACGGCCTCATAACAGGAGTAACAACCACACCAATAACATTACACTACGACACATCAGCATAGCTCAGTTGGTAGGGTATAGTATTATTGCCTTGATAAAAGCTAAGGCTCTTGGCAAGCCTTGGGATCACGTTAAATTGATTGGCTATGCCAGTGCTGAAGGTATATTATATGTTGTAATAAAAAGTTAATAGATCCAGTGTTTTTTCTCTGCATATCATATGAG comes from Candidatus Tiamatella incendiivivens and encodes:
- a CDS encoding DNA double-strand break repair nuclease NurA; this translates as MDLQRIRVTITKITSGTPRIKLIKQARIDYYIIDDQPQGPTKLIEHNHPIQPVNPPGETKDKHLIIGLDSSSSIIRTPFFNLITITASASSTLIPEVYDHPEIYTYQIKPRIRQPYIIVGTDTELPEEGEGVTTRNPLGSPYGFKYTPERIADEYRSWIENWMLSDPIHQATRKLEKQNYKPIILLDGPLYQTPQLIAKMHLTGEASSIWRRIVEDRINLIQAYEDIGIPVIGVVKRLEQSTILSHSQHYSKLVKGHCGVDLSYYSPPGDQALIHLLLNLGKCRYHIGEMMRTSILEYTPGGYGLPKLFTYIVIPPSIWSKRVSSYRSYRIEFTRKTMSILNGMNLTPCQVIYLETVRHALPIPFSIKLSDRRAGMLAQALRSKFRRMLSGMNVPFTYDELTYQR
- a CDS encoding ATP-binding protein; translation: MVEKEQYIDTGQGKDLIDLQRVLEEKTRRAVDAALKYGAIVGYVSRYSPVEVDMSNATVAFDIDPSIYFSRLNDPSNPLYRMGSILAVIDPKTQHLVSVRIKEIRRLDELASLGVEEPLSTPLNPDTSTLMTRTKIIGEILLEYDPKTEAAFPSNLSIEPQSPVIDPQPDVLVKLLGLPSLGEGVIIGSLSFNSILVKNGSIPVVLPYKVMLQHTLILGTTGSGKTTLVKNMIANTVSNQTGIIVVVFDLNQDYIQLLLPPIKHPEQGSESRVYHGVYKDTREPDNIIIIAPISREIVGRNLYPDGDNLFRGIFREYFEDSYTPLLTLLGQEHVQGRIEEGKHSLTYTFKLNGGTKRIIFIPYSLYTHRIPGDTLVNLMPGLTGQARNILRRLKRKVESELPIGSPPPFLDLYVESIRVYLEDTRKKDNPCASRSQETWFTKRVLENIAARLSGDYIRLEENMDLLLSNYYHIPIIICHALQEITPHRSSLENLLRELGTLLDTGIVDVITGVHKEKLAFQMEPDWMQLLETSIALNSPIIVDLAWSYRASSLGENTHRVTAIRLLSTLLTWKHGMWKERKPTPEIHVYIDEAHQFFPNETKDENTRQLSSILSRIARLGRARGIGLVFATHTPSDLNDIIIQLTNTKIILRMDPAHLERLDIPSDTRRHLALAPPRHYAVKSYYIPNGLITGVTTTPITLHYDTSA